One stretch of Corynebacterium imitans DNA includes these proteins:
- a CDS encoding aminotransferase class V-fold PLP-dependent enzyme: MTHLPRPDIDADGLLEYSVVFTDRSLNHMSQKFISAAQEMLSLLTSTYGADSAALVPAGGTGAMEAVARQLFRGKKVLILRSGLFTFRWSQITEAGKLTDSVHVLNAQPTSQDAQPAFAPPALEEVQRAVDKHAPDVIVTAHTETAAGLSLPNDYIAGLGSIAKAHGALFVLDCIAAGAAFPDMAAQDIDVLVSAPQKSWSGSPGTGYVMLSERGREAVLSSDSDSFTLDLKKWLAIFDGYRAGQAGYHSTLPTDTILHNLEVMKESTEVGLDTLARNQETLGRLVREAAYERGYRSVAAEGFESNGVVVLYANNPEQQSGAAFKPHGLQIASGVPLKIGEAEDFSTFRIGLFGLDKWADPQAAAQRFIDVLDAL, from the coding sequence ATGACACATCTTCCCCGCCCTGACATCGACGCCGACGGCCTGCTCGAGTACTCGGTCGTCTTCACCGACCGCTCGCTGAACCACATGTCGCAGAAGTTCATCTCCGCCGCCCAGGAGATGCTCTCGCTGCTGACCTCTACTTACGGTGCCGATTCGGCCGCGCTCGTCCCCGCGGGCGGCACCGGCGCGATGGAGGCGGTGGCCCGCCAGCTTTTCCGCGGCAAGAAGGTGCTCATCCTGCGCTCCGGCCTGTTTACCTTCCGCTGGAGCCAGATCACCGAGGCGGGCAAACTTACTGATTCCGTCCACGTGCTCAATGCGCAGCCGACCAGCCAGGATGCGCAGCCTGCTTTTGCGCCTCCGGCGTTGGAGGAGGTGCAGCGTGCCGTCGATAAGCATGCACCCGACGTGATTGTCACCGCGCACACGGAAACCGCCGCGGGCCTGAGCCTGCCGAACGACTACATCGCGGGCCTGGGAAGCATTGCGAAGGCGCACGGCGCGCTGTTCGTGCTCGACTGCATCGCGGCGGGCGCGGCCTTCCCCGACATGGCGGCGCAGGACATCGACGTGCTGGTCTCCGCGCCGCAAAAATCGTGGTCCGGCTCCCCCGGCACCGGTTACGTCATGCTCTCAGAGCGCGGCCGCGAGGCGGTGCTTTCCAGCGACTCGGACTCGTTCACCCTGGACTTAAAGAAGTGGCTCGCGATTTTCGACGGCTACCGCGCAGGCCAGGCCGGCTACCACTCCACCCTGCCCACCGACACGATCCTGCACAACCTGGAGGTCATGAAGGAGTCGACTGAGGTCGGCCTGGACACCCTGGCGAGAAACCAGGAGACACTCGGCCGACTCGTCCGCGAGGCTGCCTACGAGCGCGGCTACCGCTCCGTGGCGGCCGAGGGCTTCGAATCGAACGGCGTGGTCGTGCTGTACGCGAACAACCCCGAGCAGCAGTCGGGCGCGGCCTTCAAGCCCCATGGCCTGCAGATCGCCTCGGGCGTACCGCTGAAGATTGGGGAGGCGGAGGACTTTTCCACCTTCCGCATCGGCCTATTCGGCCTGGATAAATGGGCCGACCCGCAGGCCGCGGCCCAGCGCTTCATCGACGTGCTGGACGCGCTGTAA
- a CDS encoding NAD(P)H-quinone oxidoreductase, which yields MKAIALTDPDNPRSLALTDVPEPSLDDGSVLVRVTAAGVNRADLVQAQGKYPPPKGEPETIGLECAGVIVDPGTTDRKQGEEVGCLLAGGGYAEYVAVPEGQLTPKPKNLSLEETAAVVEVACTVWSNLGMVAGLQAGDKVLIHGGAGGIGSFAIQLCKALGAEVAVTAGSEEKLDYCRELGADIGINYRTQDFAEELKGWADIILDVVGGAYLEQNIKSLAVDGRLVVIALQGGPKGTLSLGRMMPRRQSVHATTLRARPRPMKARIVADTVEHVWPLIESGKIAPNVTKTFPLAQASDAHDYLDSGAHTGKVVLTVGE from the coding sequence ATGAAAGCAATTGCACTGACAGACCCAGATAATCCCCGCTCGCTCGCACTGACTGACGTGCCGGAGCCTTCGCTTGACGACGGCAGCGTGCTCGTCCGCGTCACCGCCGCCGGCGTCAACCGCGCCGACCTCGTCCAGGCGCAGGGCAAGTACCCACCACCAAAAGGCGAGCCGGAAACGATCGGCCTGGAGTGTGCCGGCGTGATCGTGGACCCGGGCACCACGGACCGGAAGCAAGGCGAGGAGGTCGGCTGCCTGCTCGCCGGCGGCGGCTACGCCGAGTACGTGGCCGTGCCGGAAGGCCAGCTCACGCCGAAACCCAAGAACCTGAGCCTGGAGGAGACCGCCGCGGTAGTCGAGGTCGCCTGCACCGTGTGGTCGAACCTGGGCATGGTCGCCGGCCTGCAAGCGGGCGACAAGGTGCTCATCCACGGCGGGGCCGGCGGCATTGGCTCCTTCGCCATCCAGCTGTGCAAGGCGCTCGGCGCAGAAGTCGCCGTGACCGCGGGCAGCGAGGAGAAGCTCGACTACTGCCGCGAGCTGGGTGCCGACATCGGGATCAACTACCGCACCCAGGACTTCGCGGAGGAGCTGAAAGGCTGGGCTGACATCATCCTGGACGTGGTCGGCGGCGCGTACCTGGAGCAGAACATCAAGTCGCTGGCTGTCGACGGCCGCCTCGTCGTCATCGCGCTGCAGGGCGGACCCAAGGGCACCCTTTCGCTGGGGCGGATGATGCCGCGCCGCCAGTCCGTCCACGCCACCACCCTGCGCGCCCGCCCACGCCCGATGAAGGCGCGCATCGTCGCCGACACCGTGGAGCACGTCTGGCCGCTCATCGAGTCCGGAAAGATCGCGCCAAACGTGACCAAGACCTTCCCGCTCGCCCAGGCATCTGATGCCCACGACTACCTCGATTCCGGCGCCCACACCGGAAAAGTCGTGCTCACGGTGGGTGAGTAA